TGGAACGGCCCGGAGATCAGCTGCGGAAAGAAGGTGTGTCCGGTCAGCGCCTGAGCATCGACCCCGGGCTGGTGCAGTGCTCCGGAGGGCGCCAGCAGTTCGGCGATCGGGTTGTAGCCCAGGAACGCCGCGAACAAGCTGCCCACCGGCGGCGTCCCGGCCACCTGATCGGCCACCGCGGCCGACACCCCCTGCTCCTGCAGCCCGGTGCCCATCGCGGCCGGCAGGGTGTTGGCCAGGCCGATCACCATCAGCGAGAAGAAGACGCCGATCGACAGCGAGGTGCCGGCGTTGAAGAAGGTGGCTCGCACGCCCGACGCCGCCCCGCGCTGGTCGGCCGGAACGCTCGACATGACCACGGCGCTGTTGGGCGCGGTGAAGATCCCGCCGCCCAGCCCGTTGAGGAACACCAGCGCCGCGAACACCCGGTAGTCGAAATCGACCGGGAGCAGCACCAGCGCGACGAACGTCGCGGCCATCAGTGCCATGCCGCCGACAGCGAACGGCCGGGCGCCGTGCCGGTCCGACAACGATCCGGCCACCGGCCCGGCCAGCAGAAAGCCGGCCGTCATCGGCAGCAGGTAGATCCCCGACCACAGTGGGGTGGATTCGAAGCTGTACCCGTGCAACGGCAACCAGATGCCCTGTAGCCAGATGATCAGCATGAACTGCAGGCCGCCACGCCCGATCGCCGACATCAGGCCCGCCACGTTGGCCATGCCGAACGCCGGGATCAGGAACAGCCGCACATCGAGCAGCGGCGCGGCCACCCGCAGTTCGATGACACAGAAGAGCACGAGCAGCGCCACCCCGAGAGCCAGCGAGCCCAGCACCGCCGGGCTGGCCCAGCTGGTCGGCGAATTGCCGTGCGGCTGAATGCTGTAGGTGATCGCGGTCAGCAGCAAGGTCAGGCCCAGCGCCAGTGTCACGGTGCCGGCCCAGTCCAGCTTGGCCGGTGCCCGCTCACCGAGTTCGTGTAGTGAGCGCACCGACCAGAGGGTGCCCAGCACCCCGATCGGCACCCCCACCCAGAACACCGCCCGCCAATCCCATTCCGAGAGCAACCCGCCGATCAGCAGGCCGACGAAGGACCCCGCGACCGCCGCCACCTGGTTGACGCCCAACGCCATGCCGCGCTGATTGGCCGGGAAGGCA
This is a stretch of genomic DNA from Mycolicibacter terrae. It encodes these proteins:
- a CDS encoding MFS transporter, with the protein product MTAQIDRANVDPGAVATTARRLRYDRHHPRYKWIALSNTTLGVLLATINGSIVLISLPAIFRGIGLNPLDPANVSYLLWMLMGYLLVSAVLVVFFGRLGDMFGRVRIYNWGFVVFTIAAIALSIDPFDHAAGAQWLIAWRVVQGVGGAMLFASSSAILTDAFPANQRGMALGVNQVAAVAGSFVGLLIGGLLSEWDWRAVFWVGVPIGVLGTLWSVRSLHELGERAPAKLDWAGTVTLALGLTLLLTAITYSIQPHGNSPTSWASPAVLGSLALGVALLVLFCVIELRVAAPLLDVRLFLIPAFGMANVAGLMSAIGRGGLQFMLIIWLQGIWLPLHGYSFESTPLWSGIYLLPMTAGFLLAGPVAGSLSDRHGARPFAVGGMALMAATFVALVLLPVDFDYRVFAALVFLNGLGGGIFTAPNSAVVMSSVPADQRGAASGVRATFFNAGTSLSIGVFFSLMVIGLANTLPAAMGTGLQEQGVSAAVADQVAGTPPVGSLFAAFLGYNPIAELLAPSGALHQPGVDAQALTGHTFFPQLISGPFHTGLAVVFAAAAVMMVLGALTSWVSPGRYAGEPVRLSDSDRQG